The following coding sequences lie in one Prochlorococcus marinus XMU1419 genomic window:
- a CDS encoding ABC transporter ATP-binding protein, which produces MLDLKEISYQPQTGERKIIDNLNLKVYENEIILICGNSGCGKTTLLELISGLTTPQKGKITWKNKILSSRQRRWFCGVVFQFPERYFIGTTIGKELKIGHKSLREKNIEIVLNKVGLKKINLTQPPEQLSGGQQRRLAVAVQLLRNPSILLLDEPTAGLDFSMRNDVKNLILDLKNKNTIIIVTHEPKLFNGIPSRMLIMEKGKIKNF; this is translated from the coding sequence GACAATTTGAATTTAAAAGTTTATGAAAATGAAATTATTTTAATTTGCGGCAATAGTGGTTGTGGGAAAACAACCCTTCTAGAATTAATAAGCGGATTAACAACTCCACAAAAAGGTAAAATTACTTGGAAGAATAAAATATTATCTTCTAGACAAAGAAGATGGTTTTGTGGTGTAGTATTCCAATTTCCTGAGAGATATTTTATAGGTACAACCATTGGGAAAGAATTAAAAATAGGCCATAAATCTTTAAGAGAAAAAAATATAGAAATAGTTTTAAATAAAGTTGGTTTAAAAAAAATAAATCTGACCCAACCACCAGAACAACTTAGTGGTGGACAGCAAAGGCGATTAGCTGTAGCAGTTCAACTACTTAGAAACCCTTCTATTCTTTTACTTGATGAACCAACTGCTGGATTAGACTTCTCAATGAGAAATGATGTAAAGAATTTAATTCTCGATCTAAAAAATAAAAATACAATTATTATTGTTACTCATGAACCGAAATTATTTAACGGGATTCCGTCTAGGATGTTAATCATGGAAAAAGGGAAAATCAAAAACTTTTGA
- the hslO gene encoding Hsp33 family molecular chaperone HslO, with translation MKDRIVRATAANGGIRLVAVLTTECSLEAKKRHGLSYLTTCILGRAFSASLLLASSMKIMHGRVTIRVRSDGPLKGLLVDAGRDGKVRGYVGNPDLELDLVKINNNKYSFNFTKALGTGYLNVIRDSGMGEPFTSTVELVNGNIAEDLASYLYHSEQTPSAVFIGEKIQNKSVICSGGLLAQVLPKKDTDPLLVSLLEERCKEINSFSEDLFQSKDNLLSLIRNIFPDIDDKSISEKARSQEVSFKCKCSKQRSLNAMKMLDKSELEDILRKDGKAELVCEFCKNKYLINYEEIKSMIDN, from the coding sequence ATGAAGGATAGGATAGTAAGGGCTACTGCAGCAAATGGAGGAATAAGATTAGTTGCGGTTTTAACAACAGAATGTTCTTTAGAAGCAAAAAAAAGACACGGTCTATCTTATTTAACAACCTGTATCTTAGGAAGAGCATTTAGTGCTTCACTACTTTTAGCAAGTTCGATGAAGATAATGCATGGGAGAGTAACTATAAGAGTTAGATCAGACGGACCTTTGAAGGGATTGCTAGTTGATGCGGGTAGAGACGGCAAAGTTAGAGGTTATGTAGGTAATCCTGATTTAGAATTAGATCTAGTCAAAATAAATAATAATAAATATTCCTTTAATTTCACAAAAGCATTAGGCACAGGATATTTAAATGTTATTAGAGATAGCGGAATGGGAGAGCCCTTTACAAGTACTGTTGAATTAGTTAACGGAAATATTGCCGAAGACTTAGCTTCATATTTATATCATTCAGAACAAACTCCCTCTGCTGTATTTATTGGAGAAAAAATTCAAAATAAAAGTGTTATTTGTAGTGGAGGATTATTAGCTCAAGTTTTACCTAAAAAAGATACCGACCCTTTATTAGTCTCACTACTTGAAGAAAGATGTAAAGAAATTAATTCTTTTAGTGAAGACCTATTTCAGTCAAAAGACAATCTTCTTTCCTTAATAAGAAATATATTCCCCGATATTGATGATAAATCAATATCTGAAAAAGCTCGTTCCCAAGAAGTTAGTTTTAAATGCAAGTGTTCCAAACAAAGAAGTTTAAATGCAATGAAAATGCTTGATAAGAGCGAGTTGGAGGATATCCTCAGGAAAGATGGTAAAGCAGAACTAGTTTGTGAATTTTGTAAGAATAAATATCTTATAAATTATGAAGAAATTAAATCAATGATAGATAATTAA